A portion of the Bacillus thuringiensis genome contains these proteins:
- a CDS encoding cation diffusion facilitator family transporter has product MGHSHDYGHSKNKKALLIAFLLTTSFMIAEVVGGFVTNSLALLSDAGHMLSDAVSLALSLLAFKLGEKTATTVKTYGYKRVEMLAALCNGVVLIVISVYIFIEAIRRFKEPVEIASNGMLIIAVLGLLINILSAWILMRGGDVKGNLNLRSAFLHVLGDLLGSVGAIIAALLIKFFGWTAADTIASILVSILVIISGWRVTRDTVHILMEGAPQHINVEEVKSTLLNIPIVKEVHDLHIWSVTSDFQVLTCHLIIKGNETQSVLKEATDVLKEKFHVEHVTIQVEMDGEFHHDETTCKV; this is encoded by the coding sequence ATGGGACATTCGCATGATTATGGTCATTCAAAAAATAAAAAGGCGTTACTAATTGCCTTCCTACTAACAACAAGTTTTATGATTGCAGAAGTTGTTGGTGGATTTGTAACAAATAGCTTAGCACTACTATCTGACGCGGGGCATATGCTAAGTGATGCAGTATCTTTAGCTTTAAGTTTACTTGCGTTTAAGCTCGGAGAAAAAACAGCAACAACTGTGAAAACATATGGATATAAGCGAGTCGAAATGTTAGCAGCATTATGTAACGGTGTCGTTCTTATTGTCATTTCGGTATACATTTTTATTGAAGCAATCCGTCGTTTTAAAGAACCAGTTGAGATTGCTAGTAATGGGATGCTCATTATTGCAGTCCTTGGACTGCTTATTAATATTTTATCAGCTTGGATATTAATGAGAGGCGGAGATGTGAAAGGTAATTTGAATTTAAGAAGTGCTTTCTTACACGTACTAGGCGATCTATTGGGTTCCGTCGGAGCGATTATTGCTGCGTTACTTATTAAATTTTTCGGATGGACTGCTGCAGATACGATTGCTAGTATTCTTGTGTCTATTTTAGTCATTATTAGTGGATGGCGTGTAACACGTGATACGGTTCATATATTAATGGAAGGTGCACCACAGCACATAAATGTTGAAGAGGTAAAAAGTACATTATTAAATATTCCGATTGTAAAAGAAGTTCATGATTTGCACATATGGTCTGTCACATCGGATTTTCAAGTATTAACTTGCCACTTGATTATTAAAGGTAATGAAACGCAAAGTGTATTAAAAGAGGCTACGGATGTATTAAAGGAGAAGTTTCATGTAGAACATGTCACCATTCAAGTAGAAATGGATGGTGAATTTCATCATGATGAGACAACTTGCAAAGTATGA
- the fbpA gene encoding Fur-regulated basic protein FbpA: MSSQLRFAVENRKRHLIDELIGAGVFKIRDRQLYELSLEELEKEYEDMEDYANIQA; this comes from the coding sequence ATGAGTAGTCAACTCCGTTTTGCTGTTGAAAATCGTAAGAGGCATTTAATTGATGAGTTAATTGGAGCAGGTGTGTTTAAGATTCGCGACCGACAATTATACGAGCTGTCTTTAGAGGAATTGGAAAAAGAGTACGAAGATATGGAAGATTATGCGAATATTCAGGCGTAG
- a CDS encoding GntR family transcriptional regulator produces the protein MPVPQNYKKPGRISAKSLVLNQLQNWIIEGVLKPNEKINDGELAEALGVSRTPVREALQILELSGLVEMVPGQKTKISPIKLDDVSIIYETMAGLHSIIGKQALQNITDADIQLLSEINNHFQHSIEKKNAKQALELDIQFHNTISSIAKNQYIEPFLENMQLHVLRLEYLFFQNFVPASQSIEEHHSIIQALQKQDEKQMEQIMTQNWLRPMKEIQKIISTK, from the coding sequence ATGCCTGTCCCTCAAAATTATAAAAAACCAGGAAGAATTTCAGCAAAATCACTCGTTTTAAATCAACTACAAAATTGGATTATTGAAGGTGTACTAAAGCCCAATGAAAAAATTAATGATGGGGAATTGGCTGAGGCACTAGGAGTAAGCAGAACACCTGTAAGGGAAGCACTTCAAATATTAGAACTTTCTGGATTAGTGGAAATGGTACCAGGGCAAAAAACGAAAATTTCTCCTATTAAGTTAGACGACGTATCTATCATTTATGAAACGATGGCTGGTCTTCACTCTATAATAGGAAAGCAAGCTCTTCAAAACATTACAGACGCTGATATTCAACTACTTTCTGAAATAAATAATCATTTTCAGCACTCTATAGAGAAAAAAAATGCAAAACAAGCTTTAGAATTAGATATACAATTCCACAATACAATTTCTTCTATTGCTAAAAACCAATATATTGAACCCTTTCTAGAAAATATGCAACTTCACGTTTTACGTCTTGAATATTTATTTTTCCAAAACTTTGTTCCAGCAAGTCAATCTATTGAAGAACATCACTCTATCATTCAAGCATTACAAAAGCAGGACGAAAAACAAATGGAACAAATAATGACTCAAAACTGGCTCCGTCCCATGAAAGAAATACAAAAAATAATTTCTACGAAATAA
- a CDS encoding DMT family transporter codes for MDSNRLKGIIMVIIGACLWGLSGTAAQQLFQYDNVSTEWLVTIRLLISGIILLMISSFGTRQKEIFGIWKQKSDAIKMILFGLFGMLAVQYTYFASIKEGNAAVATLLQYLAPIFITVYLLFKWNVRPSKIDFISITLSLVGTFLLLTNGSVHNLAVSTPAIIWGILSGLSLAFYSLYSKELLEKWSSSVIVGWGMIIGGIGVTIVHFISTNEFILLSTMKYVKISTLPLITFVVIFGTLIAFYLYLDSIRYLTPKETTLFGCTEPLAAIISSVLILHVPFQSFQLLGAFCVIVMVLILSQKPDEGKQKLKLVHAKKENIQ; via the coding sequence ATGGATTCAAATCGATTAAAAGGAATTATAATGGTCATAATCGGTGCTTGTTTATGGGGCTTGTCTGGTACAGCTGCACAACAACTTTTTCAATATGACAATGTTTCAACAGAATGGTTAGTTACGATCCGTTTACTTATATCTGGAATTATTTTGCTCATGATTTCCTCATTCGGAACGAGACAAAAAGAGATATTTGGTATTTGGAAGCAAAAATCTGATGCTATTAAAATGATTTTGTTTGGTCTATTCGGTATGCTTGCTGTACAGTATACGTATTTCGCTTCAATTAAAGAAGGAAATGCTGCCGTGGCAACATTATTACAATATTTAGCTCCTATATTCATCACTGTATACTTGCTTTTCAAATGGAACGTTCGTCCATCAAAAATTGATTTCATTTCAATTACTCTTTCATTAGTAGGCACTTTTCTCTTACTAACAAACGGGTCTGTTCATAACTTGGCTGTTTCTACACCAGCTATTATTTGGGGTATTTTATCTGGATTATCTCTCGCTTTTTATAGTTTATATTCAAAGGAATTGTTAGAAAAATGGTCTTCCTCTGTTATCGTTGGATGGGGCATGATTATTGGGGGTATTGGTGTAACGATTGTGCACTTTATTTCTACAAACGAATTCATTTTATTATCAACTATGAAATATGTAAAAATAAGTACCCTACCGCTCATCACATTTGTCGTCATTTTCGGGACACTTATTGCCTTTTATTTATACTTAGACAGCATACGATACCTGACTCCGAAAGAAACAACATTATTTGGTTGCACAGAACCACTCGCAGCTATTATTTCTTCTGTACTTATATTGCACGTGCCATTTCAATCTTTTCAGTTATTAGGCGCTTTTTGTGTCATTGTAATGGTGCTCATCTTAAGCCAAAAGCCGGATGAAGGGAAACAAAAATTAAAGCTTGTTCATGCAAAAAAGGAAAATATACAATGA
- a CDS encoding DUF3784 domain-containing protein has product MLAGFLVCLFVGLLIIFLGYQIHVKKRLFLLAGYQEETFVGDKNKLAKLSGAFSYIVGVATIILPLGLEKIGDVVGIVYAILIVLGTVVFIIKANLLNKSTIK; this is encoded by the coding sequence ATGTTAGCAGGATTTTTAGTTTGTTTATTTGTAGGGTTACTTATCATTTTTTTAGGGTATCAAATACATGTGAAAAAGAGGTTGTTTTTGCTAGCAGGATATCAAGAAGAAACGTTTGTTGGAGATAAAAATAAATTAGCGAAGCTTTCAGGAGCATTTTCTTATATAGTTGGAGTTGCTACTATAATATTACCGCTTGGCTTAGAAAAAATAGGTGATGTAGTTGGTATCGTATATGCTATATTAATTGTTTTAGGTACAGTTGTATTTATAATTAAAGCAAACTTATTAAATAAGAGTACTATAAAGTAA
- a CDS encoding GTP-binding protein, which produces MKKVPITVLSGFLGSGKTTLLHHILTNKNNLKVAVIVNDMSEVNIDASLIKKGGFSRTEEKLVEIQNGCICCTLREDLMIEVNRLVENGDIDYIIIESSGISEPIPVAQTFTYTDEVLNIDLTKNCRLDTMVTVVDANRFWDDFADGESLLDRKQAIDENDTREVIDLLIDQIEFANVIILNKIDLLEKEDVIELHHLLKKLNPNAKILEASFSKVPLQEILNTNLFNYEDASQSAGWIQELNSEHHTPETEEYGINSFVYRRKYPFHPERLMNWLEKWPLDVVRAKGFFWLASRNNMIGLLSQAGSSITIQGAGEWIAALPETERNQMIVEEPEVLKNWDKQYGDRITELVFIGIDMNRSVIEQSLDDCLLTEKEMEQKWNTFIDPIPAFTYTS; this is translated from the coding sequence ATGAAAAAAGTACCTATCACTGTATTAAGTGGTTTTTTAGGATCTGGAAAAACTACCTTACTACATCACATTTTGACTAATAAGAATAACTTAAAAGTAGCTGTCATCGTTAATGATATGAGCGAAGTAAACATTGATGCATCTCTTATAAAAAAGGGTGGTTTTTCACGTACGGAGGAAAAACTAGTAGAAATTCAAAATGGCTGTATTTGTTGTACACTACGAGAAGATTTAATGATAGAAGTGAATCGTCTTGTTGAAAATGGTGATATTGACTATATTATTATTGAATCTTCTGGTATAAGTGAGCCTATTCCAGTTGCTCAAACGTTTACTTATACAGACGAAGTTCTTAACATTGATTTAACGAAAAATTGTCGCCTCGATACGATGGTTACAGTTGTAGATGCAAATAGATTTTGGGATGATTTTGCAGACGGAGAAAGTTTATTAGACCGAAAACAAGCAATCGATGAGAATGATACCCGGGAAGTTATTGATTTATTAATAGATCAAATTGAGTTTGCAAACGTAATTATTCTTAATAAAATAGATTTGCTAGAAAAAGAAGATGTGATAGAGCTTCATCATTTACTAAAAAAATTAAATCCTAATGCAAAAATTCTTGAAGCTTCGTTTAGTAAAGTACCATTACAAGAAATTTTAAACACAAATCTATTTAATTATGAAGACGCTAGTCAATCGGCCGGCTGGATACAAGAATTAAATAGTGAACATCATACACCGGAAACGGAAGAATACGGTATCAATTCCTTTGTTTACCGTCGCAAATATCCTTTCCATCCCGAGCGCCTTATGAATTGGCTAGAAAAATGGCCTTTAGATGTTGTAAGAGCGAAAGGATTCTTCTGGCTTGCATCTCGTAATAATATGATAGGACTTCTATCTCAAGCAGGTTCCTCTATTACAATTCAAGGAGCCGGTGAATGGATAGCCGCATTACCTGAAACTGAAAGAAATCAAATGATTGTAGAAGAACCAGAAGTATTGAAAAACTGGGATAAACAATATGGAGATCGAATAACTGAGCTCGTATTTATCGGTATTGATATGAATCGTTCTGTGATTGAACAATCATTAGATGATTGTCTATTAACAGAAAAGGAAATGGAACAAAAGTGGAATACATTTATTGATCCTATTCCGGCTTTTACTTATACTTCATAA
- a CDS encoding permease → MEARSLVFNRVSKELIGIALIAMFLFLLFFVDFTRLANLHKNMPQEWLNVNTVFLSIIFEAIPFILLGVIVSSFIQVFVTEDMIQKVMPKSPIVAMIPAVFVGVLFPMCECVIIPIVRRLIQKGLPLHVGIVILLSAPIMNPVVLLSTVYAFPKNDYVVYARFGITILVALFIGLIVYYCYRERNVLKDVEVSVQTSRKKSWKDVMNHIVDEFFDTGKYLLIGAFLASVFQTFFDRNVLDTIAHNEVIAPFIMMGFGYVLSICSAADAFIAASFGHVFSVKALLAFLVFGPMLDMKNTLMLFAYFQKRFVFFLIGIVIVSVYTIMQIIML, encoded by the coding sequence ATGGAGGCGAGAAGCTTGGTCTTTAATAGAGTTTCAAAAGAATTAATAGGCATAGCTCTTATCGCTATGTTTCTCTTTTTATTATTTTTTGTAGATTTTACACGTCTAGCAAATTTGCACAAAAATATGCCACAGGAATGGTTGAATGTGAATACAGTATTTTTAAGTATCATTTTTGAAGCAATACCCTTTATTTTATTAGGGGTAATTGTTTCTTCATTTATTCAAGTGTTTGTGACGGAAGATATGATTCAAAAAGTAATGCCGAAATCTCCGATTGTTGCAATGATTCCGGCAGTATTTGTGGGAGTTCTTTTTCCAATGTGTGAATGTGTCATTATACCAATTGTAAGAAGGCTCATTCAAAAGGGGTTACCACTTCATGTAGGCATTGTTATTTTACTGAGTGCACCCATTATGAATCCAGTTGTTCTTTTATCTACTGTATATGCGTTTCCAAAAAATGATTATGTAGTATATGCACGCTTTGGGATAACAATTTTAGTTGCTCTATTCATAGGTCTAATTGTGTATTATTGCTATCGCGAAAGAAATGTTTTAAAAGATGTAGAGGTTTCAGTTCAAACAAGCAGAAAAAAGAGTTGGAAAGATGTTATGAATCATATTGTAGATGAGTTTTTTGATACTGGTAAGTATTTATTGATTGGTGCTTTTTTAGCAAGTGTATTTCAAACGTTTTTTGATCGGAATGTACTGGATACAATAGCACATAACGAAGTAATTGCCCCCTTTATTATGATGGGATTTGGTTATGTTTTATCAATTTGCTCTGCAGCAGATGCTTTTATAGCGGCATCTTTTGGACATGTTTTCTCAGTAAAGGCACTTCTCGCATTTCTTGTGTTTGGGCCTATGCTTGATATGAAAAATACGTTAATGCTATTTGCATATTTTCAAAAGAGATTTGTATTCTTTTTGATAGGAATTGTGATTGTATCTGTGTATACCATCATGCAAATCATAATGTTATAG
- a CDS encoding TIGR03943 family putative permease subunit, translating to MEKEEQKAYHRYIRGIILIGLAMLLFKLLVTGNIYNFIAPKMIKFTYIAFVVILIFGTVQVWGDGREKQHDCNCCKHHTTSKSGIKSFFVYVLFVVPIVSAFLFGSVTIDGSLAGKRGMNQSVQARSLERNEKEGEQVNFDGREVSVDPEETSNLSTTYKTEEQVVKSMLGQSKLQVKDKDYVQTMNVIGQNVNWFKGKEITFLGFIYKDKDVTGNKAVVARYGITCCIADASVWGMIVTGQNVEKISEETWVKITGLLDETTYKGTVFPLVKVNKIEKINKPTDPYVYDALPQ from the coding sequence ATGGAGAAAGAGGAGCAGAAGGCATATCATCGCTATATTCGTGGCATTATTTTAATTGGTTTAGCAATGCTCTTATTTAAACTACTTGTAACAGGGAATATTTATAATTTTATCGCTCCAAAAATGATTAAATTTACGTATATAGCTTTTGTAGTGATTTTAATTTTTGGTACTGTACAAGTTTGGGGAGATGGAAGAGAGAAACAGCATGATTGTAATTGTTGTAAACATCATACAACATCAAAATCAGGGATAAAAAGTTTCTTTGTATATGTTTTATTTGTTGTTCCGATAGTTAGTGCTTTTCTCTTTGGAAGTGTAACAATTGATGGAAGTTTAGCAGGAAAAAGGGGTATGAATCAAAGTGTACAGGCGAGAAGTCTGGAAAGGAATGAAAAAGAGGGGGAACAGGTTAATTTTGATGGGCGAGAAGTATCCGTTGATCCAGAAGAAACATCAAATTTATCAACGACTTATAAAACGGAAGAGCAAGTAGTAAAAAGTATGTTAGGACAGAGTAAACTACAAGTAAAGGATAAGGACTATGTTCAAACAATGAATGTAATTGGTCAAAATGTTAATTGGTTTAAAGGGAAAGAAATTACATTCTTAGGGTTTATATATAAGGATAAGGATGTGACGGGTAATAAAGCAGTAGTGGCTCGATATGGCATAACTTGTTGTATTGCGGATGCATCAGTCTGGGGGATGATTGTTACCGGGCAAAATGTTGAAAAAATATCAGAAGAAACATGGGTGAAAATAACAGGATTATTAGATGAAACGACATATAAAGGAACAGTCTTTCCACTTGTAAAAGTAAACAAAATCGAGAAAATTAATAAGCCAACTGACCCATATGTATATGATGCTTTACCGCAATAG
- a CDS encoding class I SAM-dependent methyltransferase, producing MNWVTHKPSFEFETFSPIIRSQSAWSGHLDFAYDLVRFEKPETLVELGTHLGASFFSFCQGVKDGGLSTKCFAVDTWAGDGHTGPYGEGVFQIVEKVVSDNYLNIGNLIRSTFDDAVDRFQDETINLLHIDGYHTYEAVSHDYNTWLPKVAKNGIVLFHDIEVRSGDFGVYKFWDEVKAKYPHFQFAHSYGLGVLFPKGCSDKFEEILKNKEEIQNMYK from the coding sequence ATGAACTGGGTTACTCATAAACCATCATTTGAATTTGAAACATTTAGTCCTATTATTCGGTCACAATCTGCGTGGAGTGGACATTTAGATTTTGCATATGACTTAGTACGATTTGAAAAACCAGAAACTTTAGTTGAGTTAGGTACACATCTAGGTGCTTCTTTCTTCAGTTTTTGTCAGGGAGTAAAAGATGGAGGGTTATCGACTAAATGCTTTGCAGTAGATACTTGGGCTGGAGATGGGCATACAGGTCCATATGGAGAAGGGGTTTTTCAAATAGTAGAAAAAGTAGTGAGTGATAACTACCTTAATATAGGAAATTTAATTCGATCTACTTTTGATGATGCTGTAGACCGGTTTCAAGATGAAACGATAAATCTTTTGCATATTGATGGCTATCATACGTATGAAGCTGTTTCTCACGATTATAACACTTGGCTACCGAAAGTCGCGAAAAACGGTATTGTATTATTTCATGATATTGAAGTTAGAAGTGGTGATTTCGGCGTATATAAGTTTTGGGATGAGGTAAAAGCGAAGTACCCTCATTTTCAATTTGCACATTCATATGGACTGGGAGTGTTATTTCCGAAGGGTTGTAGTGATAAGTTTGAGGAAATACTTAAAAATAAAGAAGAAATACAAAATATGTATAAATAA
- the nhaC gene encoding Na+/H+ antiporter NhaC encodes MKSVRLPSMLEIIVLLLLFLAVVFSFQTIFDLPIQLALFISWFLVIALGLRLGFRYQELQDAITKGISNGLEAILILVAVGALIGTWIAGGVVPTLIYYGLEFIHPSIFLLATLIICSITSIATGTSWGTVGTAGIAMMAIGEGLGLPLPLVAGAVLSGAYFGDKLSPLSDSTVLAASMAKVDVIAHVRAMLVLDVPAYIITSIMFTVAGWMYGGDNVDLNRVEFLKEALLKQFDIKIWMLIPAVIVIVLLAMKKPSMPTIAMGALIGAIWATLFQGMNFGEAIGTAYNGFSIQSGVEFVDKLLNRGGINGMLGSVAVIIFGLGFGGLLEKLGVLKVIVSKFEKKLNSAGNVTLSTLIVAFLANIFGCAMYVSLILTPKIMEDSYDKLKIDRRVLARNSEVGGTLTSGMVPWSDNGIFMAGILGVATFSYVPFMWLSFVSLILAVIYGYTGKFIWYVDDADKGKQAS; translated from the coding sequence ATGAAAAGTGTAAGATTACCATCGATGCTAGAAATCATAGTTCTTTTATTACTATTTCTTGCTGTTGTCTTTTCCTTCCAAACGATTTTTGATCTCCCAATTCAATTAGCGCTATTTATTTCATGGTTTTTAGTAATTGCGCTTGGATTAAGATTAGGATTTCGTTATCAAGAATTGCAAGATGCAATTACGAAAGGGATTTCTAACGGATTAGAAGCAATACTGATTTTAGTTGCAGTAGGTGCTTTAATTGGAACATGGATTGCTGGTGGGGTAGTACCAACATTAATCTATTATGGATTAGAATTTATTCACCCTAGCATATTCCTATTAGCAACATTAATTATTTGTTCTATAACTTCTATCGCAACAGGAACGTCTTGGGGAACAGTGGGAACAGCAGGTATTGCTATGATGGCGATTGGTGAAGGACTTGGTTTACCACTTCCGCTTGTTGCTGGTGCAGTTCTTTCAGGAGCTTATTTCGGCGACAAATTATCACCACTTTCTGATAGCACAGTTCTTGCAGCTTCTATGGCGAAAGTAGATGTTATTGCTCACGTTCGAGCTATGCTCGTATTAGATGTTCCAGCTTATATTATTACTAGTATTATGTTTACTGTAGCTGGTTGGATGTATGGCGGCGATAATGTAGATTTGAATCGAGTAGAATTTTTAAAAGAAGCTTTATTAAAGCAATTTGATATTAAAATATGGATGCTTATTCCAGCGGTCATTGTTATCGTTCTATTAGCGATGAAGAAACCGTCTATGCCAACAATTGCAATGGGAGCTTTAATTGGTGCAATTTGGGCAACTCTTTTCCAAGGGATGAACTTTGGAGAGGCGATTGGAACAGCTTATAACGGATTCTCAATTCAATCTGGTGTTGAGTTTGTTGACAAGTTATTAAACCGTGGTGGAATTAACGGCATGCTTGGCTCAGTAGCCGTTATTATTTTCGGTTTAGGATTTGGTGGATTACTTGAAAAATTAGGTGTTTTAAAAGTAATCGTATCAAAATTCGAGAAGAAATTAAATTCTGCAGGTAATGTAACATTGTCTACATTAATCGTGGCATTCTTAGCTAATATATTTGGTTGTGCGATGTATGTATCACTAATTTTAACACCAAAAATTATGGAAGATAGCTATGATAAATTAAAAATAGACCGTCGTGTATTAGCGCGTAACTCAGAAGTAGGTGGAACGTTAACTTCAGGTATGGTTCCATGGTCTGATAATGGTATTTTTATGGCTGGTATTTTAGGTGTAGCAACGTTTTCATACGTTCCGTTTATGTGGTTAAGCTTCGTATCGTTAATTTTAGCAGTTATTTATGGATATACAGGCAAATTCATCTGGTATGTAGATGATGCAGATAAAGGAAAGCAAGCATCATAA
- a CDS encoding MerR family transcriptional regulator: MYYTIGQVAKMQHLTISQIRYYDKQGLFPFLQRNEKGDRVFDEEALKYLEMILCLKNTGMPIQKIKQFIDWSMEGESTIFQRLELMKQQETNVLQLIQDTEKNLKKIQQKIAKYENEITSENAIKK; this comes from the coding sequence ATGTATTATACAATTGGGCAAGTCGCCAAAATGCAACACTTAACTATTTCTCAAATACGTTATTACGATAAACAAGGACTGTTCCCTTTTCTTCAAAGAAATGAAAAAGGAGATCGAGTTTTTGACGAAGAAGCACTGAAATATTTAGAGATGATTTTGTGTTTAAAAAACACTGGTATGCCAATTCAAAAAATAAAACAATTTATCGACTGGTCTATGGAAGGAGAATCTACTATCTTTCAACGGCTGGAATTAATGAAACAACAAGAGACCAATGTCTTACAGCTCATTCAAGACACTGAAAAAAACTTAAAAAAGATACAACAAAAAATTGCTAAATACGAGAATGAAATAACTTCAGAAAATGCTATTAAAAAATAA
- a CDS encoding SDR family NAD(P)-dependent oxidoreductase: MKKYAFITGGNKGIGYELVRQLAEKDYHVFLGARNEQLGQQAVESLNVSNVSYIQVDISNAQSIQEATKKIYETTDHLHLLINNAGIALDFNTLPSELNIETLRQGFEVNFFGTFQMMQAFLPLLKKSSNSKIINVTTDMASLTMFANGETHPINTLGYNSSKTAINALTLAFSKELGTNGPEVFGVTPGFTTTDLNGNSPGGHTTTESAKIIIKYALSETNYNGKILNKDGIIPW, from the coding sequence ATGAAAAAATATGCTTTCATAACAGGTGGGAATAAAGGAATTGGATATGAACTTGTTCGTCAATTAGCAGAAAAAGATTATCACGTATTTTTAGGTGCTCGTAATGAACAACTTGGACAACAAGCCGTAGAATCTTTAAATGTTTCAAACGTTTCCTATATTCAAGTAGATATTTCAAATGCACAATCCATTCAAGAAGCAACAAAGAAAATTTACGAAACGACTGACCACTTACATTTATTAATTAATAACGCAGGCATAGCGCTAGACTTCAATACGCTACCTAGTGAATTAAATATTGAAACTTTACGCCAAGGATTTGAAGTTAACTTTTTTGGAACTTTCCAAATGATGCAAGCCTTTTTACCATTATTAAAGAAATCAAGCAACAGTAAAATCATAAATGTAACAACTGACATGGCCTCACTAACAATGTTTGCTAATGGTGAAACACATCCAATTAATACACTGGGATATAATTCTTCCAAAACAGCTATTAATGCTTTAACGTTAGCTTTTAGTAAAGAACTTGGTACTAACGGACCAGAAGTTTTTGGGGTAACTCCTGGTTTTACAACTACGGATCTTAATGGAAATTCCCCTGGTGGCCATACAACCACTGAAAGTGCTAAAATTATTATTAAATATGCATTAAGTGAAACAAATTATAATGGTAAAATACTAAATAAAGATGGCATTATACCTTGGTAA